One window of the Candidatus Krumholzibacteriia bacterium genome contains the following:
- a CDS encoding SulP family inorganic anion transporter — protein sequence MNVKNTRPPGTGEPRFDIIAGLVAAAVVLPKAMAYATVAGLPVQVGLYTAFVPMLVYALLGTSRVLSVSSTTTLAILCGTQLGIAVPDGDPAKLVTATATLTALVGMMLLAARLLRFGFVANFISSPVLTGFKAGIGVVIVFDQMPKVLGVHFAKHGFMHDLYSLAHALPDASPVTLAVGAVTFAVLIVMERRWPRSPAPLVAVGGAIAASWFFGLQARGVSTVGLIPPGFPRLTLPDLQLVATLAPGAIGIALMSFAETIAAGRAFARTDDPPVEANRELVATGAGNVVGALFGSMPAGGGTSQTALVRSVGGRSQVASMVTAGVALGTMLLLAPVLGLMPNATLAAIVIAYSIPLIRPGEFHAIRQVRKMEFRWAIAAALGVLLFGTLQGIVVAIILSLIGLSSRAANPRVSVIGRKRGADVLRPLSPRHPDDETFDGLLILRPEGSIFFVNAGRVGEKINELVARYSPRVVALDLSRVADLEYSALEALMAAEHRATERGTVVWLCALNPGVLEVVRNAGFDQRLGKERLLFNARAVIDRYQAMQWKAGA from the coding sequence ATGAACGTGAAAAATACCCGGCCGCCCGGCACGGGGGAACCACGTTTCGACATCATTGCAGGGCTCGTGGCCGCGGCCGTCGTGCTGCCCAAGGCCATGGCATACGCGACCGTCGCCGGCCTGCCGGTGCAGGTGGGTCTGTACACCGCGTTCGTGCCGATGCTGGTTTACGCCTTGCTCGGCACTTCGCGCGTCCTCAGCGTCAGCTCCACCACGACGTTGGCAATTCTGTGCGGCACCCAGCTGGGTATCGCGGTGCCGGACGGCGACCCGGCCAAGCTCGTCACGGCCACCGCCACGCTGACCGCGCTGGTTGGCATGATGTTGCTGGCGGCACGGCTGCTGCGGTTCGGTTTCGTGGCCAACTTCATCTCCTCCCCGGTGCTAACCGGCTTCAAGGCAGGCATTGGCGTCGTGATCGTGTTCGACCAGATGCCGAAGGTGCTCGGGGTACACTTTGCCAAGCATGGGTTCATGCACGACCTGTACTCCCTCGCGCACGCGCTGCCCGATGCTTCGCCGGTCACGCTGGCCGTGGGCGCCGTGACCTTTGCCGTGCTGATCGTGATGGAGCGGCGGTGGCCGCGTTCCCCGGCGCCGCTGGTCGCGGTGGGCGGCGCCATCGCCGCCTCGTGGTTCTTCGGCCTGCAAGCACGCGGTGTCTCAACGGTTGGCCTGATCCCACCAGGCTTCCCGCGGCTGACACTTCCGGACCTGCAACTGGTCGCAACACTGGCGCCTGGTGCCATCGGCATCGCGCTGATGAGCTTTGCGGAGACCATTGCCGCCGGACGCGCGTTTGCGCGGACAGACGATCCGCCGGTCGAGGCGAACCGCGAGCTGGTGGCCACCGGTGCGGGCAACGTCGTTGGCGCGCTGTTCGGTTCCATGCCAGCCGGTGGCGGCACGTCGCAGACCGCACTGGTGAGGTCCGTCGGGGGGCGTTCGCAAGTGGCTTCGATGGTCACCGCCGGCGTCGCGCTGGGGACGATGCTGTTGCTCGCGCCGGTCCTCGGCCTGATGCCAAACGCGACGCTCGCCGCGATCGTGATCGCCTATTCCATTCCCCTGATCAGGCCGGGGGAGTTCCACGCAATCCGGCAGGTGCGCAAGATGGAGTTCCGGTGGGCGATCGCGGCGGCACTGGGCGTACTGTTGTTCGGTACGCTGCAGGGCATCGTGGTGGCGATCATCCTGTCGCTGATCGGGCTGTCCAGCCGGGCGGCGAATCCGCGCGTCAGTGTGATCGGGCGCAAGCGCGGCGCCGACGTGCTACGGCCGCTCTCGCCCCGGCATCCGGACGACGAGACCTTTGACGGCCTGCTGATCCTGCGGCCGGAGGGCAGCATCTTCTTTGTCAACGCGGGCAGGGTGGGCGAGAAGATAAACGAGCTGGTTGCCAGGTACTCGCCGCGCGTGGTCGCGCTGGACCTGAGCCGCGTCGCCGACCTGGAGTACTCCGCGCTGGAGGCGCTGATGGCAGCCGAGCATCGGGCAACCGAGCGCGGCACGGTGGTGTGGCTGTGCGCCCTCAACCCGGGCGTGCTGGAGGTGGTGCGCAACGCGGGCTTCGACCAGCGCCTGGGCAAGGAGCGCCTGTTGTTCAACGCGCGCGCGGTGATCGACCGTTACCAGGCGATGCAGTGGAAGGCTGGCGCGTGA
- a CDS encoding SBBP repeat-containing protein, with protein sequence MKRFALPLLCILLLAPQVPPAAAATPAHLWSQRLGGTDNDSGFGIATDASGNVYFTGAFEGTVDFGDGPVMSAGLTDVFLVKYDAAGTYLWSQAFGDPGFESGISVATDASGNVFMTGYFDGTVNFGGGPLVSAGGYDIFVAKYGPDGTHLWSQGFGDFDDDMGYAVATDASGNVIVTGHFSEVVDFGGGPLVSNGFSDIFVAKYSPTGTHLWSQAFGGTNFDDGNSVATDASGNVFVTGSFWSVADFGGGPVLSAGFNDIFVAKYSPLGAHLWSQTFGNGGSDVGRSVATDASGNVFVTGHFSGTVDFGGGPLVSAGSNDIVLAGYSPTGTHLWSRRFGGTSSDSGNSVATDASGNVFMTGIFRGTVDFGGGPLVSAGDYDIVIARYGPTGTHRWSRRFGSNGPDNGRSLATTASGNVLLTGDFGGTVDFGGGPLVSAGSGDILVTRYAGNPLEPVITSIADIGNDQGGKVKIRFERSGADDALAGTPVTRYAAFRRDDAPPAAVAPGERVLLEDGWTQVGWVDAFGNSTYGIDVPTIGDSTQALGQYYSTFLIRAATNVPTVYFDSPADSGYSIDNLAPGVPGGLLYNSGVLSWNESPAADFDYFTVYGANVDDFGSATIVDYTIGTGMDVTASPWVYYFVTATDFSGNEGLPVKVNTASGVGGTPQSYVLSVSNYPNPFNPRTTVSYTVPSRGNVTVAIYDARGARVATLVENESREAGAYRMEWNGRTDASVAASSGVYFARIEHAGLVRTKKMVLLK encoded by the coding sequence ATGAAACGATTCGCCCTGCCCTTGCTTTGCATCCTGCTCCTTGCACCGCAAGTGCCACCGGCTGCCGCGGCCACACCCGCGCACCTGTGGAGCCAGCGTCTCGGCGGTACGGACAACGACAGCGGATTCGGGATCGCCACCGACGCATCCGGCAACGTGTACTTCACGGGGGCCTTCGAGGGAACAGTGGATTTCGGGGACGGCCCGGTGATGAGCGCCGGCCTCACCGACGTCTTCCTGGTCAAGTACGACGCCGCCGGCACATACCTGTGGAGCCAGGCCTTCGGAGATCCGGGCTTCGAGAGCGGAATCTCGGTTGCCACCGATGCCTCGGGTAACGTGTTCATGACGGGGTACTTCGACGGGACGGTGAATTTCGGGGGCGGGCCACTAGTGAGTGCGGGCGGCTACGATATCTTCGTCGCCAAGTACGGCCCCGACGGGACGCACCTCTGGAGCCAGGGCTTTGGAGATTTCGATGACGACATGGGTTACGCCGTGGCCACCGACGCCTCCGGCAACGTGATCGTGACGGGGCACTTCAGCGAGGTGGTGGACTTCGGAGGCGGGCCGCTGGTGAGCAACGGCTTCAGCGACATCTTCGTCGCCAAGTACAGCCCCACCGGAACGCACCTCTGGAGCCAGGCCTTTGGGGGTACGAACTTCGACGATGGAAACTCGGTTGCCACCGACGCCTCTGGCAACGTGTTCGTGACCGGGTCCTTCTGGAGCGTCGCAGACTTCGGGGGCGGACCGGTGCTGAGCGCCGGCTTCAACGACATCTTCGTCGCCAAGTACAGCCCCTTGGGAGCGCACCTCTGGAGCCAGACCTTTGGGAACGGCGGCAGTGACGTCGGGAGGTCGGTTGCCACCGACGCCTCCGGCAACGTGTTCGTGACAGGGCATTTTTCAGGGACGGTGGACTTCGGGGGCGGGCCGCTGGTGAGCGCCGGCTCCAACGACATCGTCCTCGCCGGGTACAGCCCCACCGGGACCCACCTCTGGAGCCGGCGGTTTGGAGGCACGAGCAGCGACTCCGGGAACTCGGTCGCCACCGACGCCTCCGGCAACGTGTTCATGACCGGGATCTTCCGGGGGACGGTGGATTTCGGGGGCGGGCCACTGGTGAGTGCCGGCGACTACGACATCGTCATCGCCCGGTACGGACCCACCGGGACCCACCGCTGGAGCAGGCGTTTCGGGAGCAACGGCCCGGACAACGGACGCTCTCTTGCGACCACCGCGTCCGGCAACGTGCTGCTCACCGGGGACTTCGGGGGGACGGTGGATTTCGGGGGCGGGCCGCTGGTGAGCGCGGGCTCCGGTGACATCCTCGTCACCCGCTACGCCGGCAATCCCCTCGAACCCGTGATCACCAGTATCGCGGACATCGGCAACGACCAGGGCGGCAAGGTGAAGATCCGCTTCGAACGCTCGGGCGCAGACGACGCACTCGCGGGTACGCCGGTCACCCGCTATGCAGCCTTCCGGCGCGACGACGCACCGCCGGCCGCGGTGGCACCGGGTGAGCGCGTGCTCCTCGAGGACGGCTGGACGCAGGTCGGCTGGGTGGATGCGTTCGGCAACAGCACCTACGGAATCGATGTGCCCACGATCGGAGACTCCACGCAGGCGCTGGGCCAGTACTACTCCACGTTTCTCATCCGTGCCGCCACAAATGTGCCCACGGTGTACTTCGATTCGCCGGCCGACAGCGGGTATTCGATCGACAACCTCGCACCGGGTGTGCCCGGAGGTCTGCTCTACAACAGTGGCGTGCTCTCGTGGAACGAATCGCCCGCGGCGGACTTCGACTACTTCACGGTCTACGGCGCTAACGTGGATGACTTCGGTTCAGCCACGATCGTGGACTACACCATCGGCACCGGCATGGATGTGACCGCGTCGCCCTGGGTCTACTACTTCGTCACCGCGACGGACTTCTCGGGCAACGAGGGCTTGCCGGTGAAGGTGAACACCGCCTCCGGTGTGGGCGGAACGCCGCAGTCATACGTGCTCTCGGTGTCCAACTACCCCAACCCGTTCAACCCCCGCACCACGGTGAGCTACACGGTGCCTTCGCGTGGCAACGTGACCGTGGCCATCTATGACGCGCGCGGAGCGCGGGTGGCGACACTGGTGGAGAACGAGAGTCGCGAAGCGGGTGCGTACCGAATGGAATGGAACGGGCGCACGGACGCCAGCGTGGCCGCGAGTTCCGGCGTGTACTTTGCGCGCATCGAGCACGCGGGCCTGGTTCGCACGAAGAAAATGGTGCTGCTCAAATAG
- a CDS encoding helix-turn-helix transcriptional regulator, with protein sequence MKIRTVSYNNRKKAFEVRMGSRTYVYPYGQTEKGPKTGDLVREVHVDEELGREGFTYVLESGREGTIHAEQVLDYNEDPEYLRDAIIYRLTLEAQNRLKASPLSRREIIRRLGTSATQFYRLVDQTNTRKSFGQLLALLHILDCEVDLVIRKRKSA encoded by the coding sequence GTGAAGATTCGGACCGTCAGCTACAACAACCGCAAGAAGGCCTTCGAGGTGCGGATGGGGAGCCGGACCTACGTGTACCCTTACGGTCAGACCGAGAAGGGCCCGAAGACCGGGGATCTCGTCCGCGAGGTTCATGTGGACGAGGAGCTCGGGCGCGAGGGGTTCACATACGTCCTCGAGTCGGGCCGGGAGGGGACTATCCATGCCGAGCAGGTGCTGGACTACAATGAGGATCCCGAGTACCTGCGCGACGCCATCATCTACAGACTCACCCTGGAGGCGCAGAACCGCCTCAAGGCCAGCCCCCTCAGCAGGCGCGAGATCATTCGGCGCCTGGGTACCTCGGCCACGCAGTTCTACCGGCTCGTTGACCAGACCAACACCCGCAAGTCCTTCGGTCAACTCCTCGCGCTCCTCCACATCCTCGACTGCGAAGTGGACCTGGTGATCCGCAAGCGGAAGTCGGCCTAG
- a CDS encoding metallophosphatase family protein — protein sequence MLFGILSDIHDAIAPLNNALAKFREAGVEQVVTLGDAFETFRRGEAGGDVARILRDAGAVGVWGNHDIGLSHEVSDEIRNEAEPDLLEFASRLEPHLVLENCRFSHIEPWRDPTSIPDLWHIGEMSDLLSRAPRCFSAVPEAFLFMGHYHRWLIAGSDGTVIPEVERPLLLTSAARYLVVTGAVKHGWCATFDSITAELTPIRCERE from the coding sequence GTGCTGTTTGGAATTCTCTCCGATATTCACGACGCGATAGCACCGCTCAACAACGCCCTGGCGAAGTTTCGGGAGGCGGGCGTTGAGCAGGTGGTCACGCTGGGTGATGCCTTCGAGACGTTTCGGCGCGGGGAAGCGGGTGGGGACGTGGCGCGCATTCTCCGCGACGCGGGAGCAGTGGGCGTGTGGGGCAACCACGACATCGGCCTGAGCCACGAGGTGTCAGACGAGATCCGCAATGAGGCCGAACCGGATCTGCTCGAGTTTGCGTCCCGGTTGGAGCCCCATCTCGTCCTGGAGAACTGCCGATTCAGCCATATCGAACCCTGGCGTGACCCCACGAGTATTCCGGACCTGTGGCATATCGGTGAAATGTCCGACTTGCTGAGCCGGGCTCCCCGTTGCTTCAGCGCTGTGCCCGAGGCGTTTCTGTTCATGGGCCACTATCACCGGTGGCTCATCGCGGGCTCCGACGGAACCGTCATCCCGGAGGTCGAGCGGCCGCTGCTGCTCACCTCGGCCGCCCGCTACCTGGTGGTGACGGGCGCGGTGAAACACGGGTGGTGCGCCACCTTCGACTCGATCACCGCGGAGCTCACACCGATCCGCTGCGAACGAGAGTGA